The Primulina eburnea isolate SZY01 chromosome 13, ASM2296580v1, whole genome shotgun sequence genome includes a region encoding these proteins:
- the LOC140810346 gene encoding uncharacterized protein has translation MALRAKNKLIFVDGSLLVPSEKDDISNWERCNDLVSSSIINSFSPDISASILYADTAAQIWIDLKERFSQSNAPKIYLLKQSIAALKQEGMSISFYFTQLKSLWDELNSIINIPPCICGNAKGIIDHQHQDHAVEFLQGLDDSFSAI, from the coding sequence ATGGCACTTCGAGCAAAAAACAAACTGATTTTCGTTGATGGCTCTCTTCTGGTTCCTTCCGAAAAGGATGACATTTCCAATTGGGAACGATGCAATGACCTAGTGAGTAGTTCGATTATCAACTCTTTTTCCCCGGACATTAGTGCGAGCATCTTGTACGCTGATACTGCAGCACAAATCTGGATTGATTTAAAGGAGCGCTTCTCTCAATCAAATGCACCAAAAATTTATCTACTGAAACAGTCTATTGCTGCCCTAAAGCAAGAAGGCATGTCTATCTCCTTTTATTTCACACAACTCAAATCATTATGGGATGAACTCAACTCCATCATTAACATTCCTCCTTGTATCTGTGGAAATGCAAAAGGCATCATTGACCATCAACATCAAGACCATGCTGTGGAATTTCTGCAGGGACTTGATGACAGTTTCTCAGCAATTTGA
- the LOC140809815 gene encoding peroxidase 5-like, with the protein MMLSSKFSGGLILFLTIISTMATISLASLKVGYYKHSCPSAEAIIRKQVNRALARNPGLGAGIIRMHFHDCFVRGCDASVLLDSTPGRRSEKEHPANNPSLRGFEVIDAAKAALESACPRKVSCADILAFAARDSAYKLGGINYAVPSGRLDGRVSIEDEVTQNLPPPFFNAEQLVQNFARKGLSADEMVTLSGAHSIGISHCSSFSNRIYNFNSTHPIDPSMDPKFARELRKRCPAPSSNARTDPTVPLDFLSPNNLDNKYYLLLKNKRGLLTSDQTLATSPSTAWMVTNNAKNGASWANKYAKATIKMGFIEVLTGNQGEIRRNCRIVN; encoded by the exons atGATGCTTTCTAGTAAATTTTCGGGAGGCTTGATCTTGTTTCTTACAATTATATCAACAATGGCTACAATTTCGTTGGCTTCTCTAAAAGTGGGTTACTACAAGCACAGTTGCCCGTCTGCTGAAGCCATTATAAGGAAACAAGTTAACAGAGCTCTGGCAAGGAACCCTGGACTCGGTGCTGGCATCATCAGAATGCATTTTCATGATTGTTTCGTAAGG GGTTGTGATGCATCGGTTCTTCTGGATTCCACACCTGGTCGTCGTTCGGAGAAAGAACACCCGGCCAACAACCCGAGCTTGCGTGGTTTCGAAGTGATTGATGCAGCCAAGGCTGCTCTCGAATCAGCCTGCCCACGAAAAGTCTCATGTGCTGATATACTAGCATTTGCGGCTCGTGACAGCGCCTACAAGCTCGGTGGCATAAACTACGCGGTCCCATCCGGTCGTCTCGACGGGCGAGTATCCATAGAAGACGAAGTTACTCAAAACCTTCCTCCCCCATTTTTCAACGCAGAACAACTCGTTCAAAACTTTGCACGGAAAGGGTTGTCGGCAGACGAAATGGTGACCCTTTCCGGGGCACACTCCATCGGAATATCCCATTGCTCTTCTTTCTCGAACCGAATCTACAACTTCAATTCCACTCATCCGATTGATCCTTCCATGGACCCAAAATTTGCTAGGGAACTGAGAAAGAGGTGTCCTGCGCCTTCATCGAATGCTAGGACCGATCCAACCGTGCCTCTAGACTTCCTTTCTCCCAACAATTTGGATAACAAGTACTATTTACTTTTGAAGAACAAACGTGGGTTGTTGACTTCAGATCAGACACTTGCCACTAGCCCTTCCACTGCTTGGATGGTGACGAACAACGCAAAAAATGGAGCTTCGTGGGCCAACAAGTACGCAAAGGCCACgataaaaatgggtttcattGAGGTTCTTACCGGAAATCAGGGTGAGATTAGAAGAAATTGCAGGATTGTGAATTAA